The Neobacillus sp. PS3-34 genome has a window encoding:
- a CDS encoding DUF4931 domain-containing protein produces the protein MNNRYLYFNTSIGVKKPENIRNKQQACPFCDKENLTDILAEEGSIILLKNKYPVLENAFQTVLIETDDCNGEISRYKPAYLHRLLRFGLKHWLEMEESGRFKSVIFFKNHGPLSGGTIAHPHMQIVGLNDIDCKENTSEESFQGIILKEEGGASFTLSTQPKIGFYELNVQMTDSHYSEEFGVYLQTAVHYLLNHFPFKCESYNIFFHHINRSIYAKIIPRFVTTPIYIGYSIPQIPNNLEWMGEQIRSIYFQNLLEDEVSG, from the coding sequence TTGAATAACCGCTATTTGTATTTCAATACATCCATCGGAGTGAAAAAACCTGAAAATATCCGAAATAAGCAGCAGGCATGCCCATTTTGTGACAAAGAGAATCTGACAGACATCCTGGCAGAAGAGGGCTCGATTATCCTGTTGAAAAATAAGTACCCTGTCCTGGAAAATGCATTTCAGACGGTTTTAATTGAAACTGATGACTGCAACGGGGAAATCTCAAGGTATAAGCCTGCGTATTTACATAGACTTTTAAGATTCGGGCTTAAGCATTGGCTGGAGATGGAGGAGAGCGGTCGATTCAAATCCGTCATTTTTTTTAAAAACCATGGCCCGTTATCCGGAGGTACGATTGCGCACCCGCATATGCAAATTGTCGGTCTGAATGACATTGACTGTAAAGAGAATACTAGTGAAGAAAGCTTCCAAGGGATCATACTGAAAGAAGAAGGCGGAGCCTCGTTTACGTTATCTACCCAGCCGAAAATTGGCTTTTATGAGTTGAATGTTCAAATGACTGACTCTCATTATTCGGAAGAGTTTGGAGTTTATCTGCAAACTGCCGTCCACTATTTATTGAATCATTTTCCTTTTAAATGTGAGAGCTATAACATCTTTTTCCATCATATTAACAGGAGTATTTATGCGAAAATTATTCCGCGGTTCGTAACCACACCTATTTATATCGGATACAGTATCCCTCAGATTCCGAATAATCTCGAATGGATGGGCGAACAAATAAGAAGTATTTATTTTCAAAACCTTCTTGAGGATGAAGTTTCCGGCTAA